CATTAGGTCTTCCTATAATGCTTACAAATCCAGATTTAAAATTCTTTTTACTTGAGTTATTTTTCATCATACCATCCTTTTTTATAAATCATCACTTGTAAATGAATGCGGTAGCAAATCATCTATAGTGTATTCTTTTATTATATTTTTACTTGTACTTCCTAGTATTATTTTTAAATCCTTGCTAAACTCAACTATAACCTGCCTGCAAATACCACAAGGAAAAGTTTCATCATCATTTGAAGAAGCCACTGCTATTTTTTCAAACTCAGTTTCTCCTTCAGATATAGCTTTAAATATAGCAGTTCTTTCAGCACAATTTGTCGCTCCAAAAGATGCTACCTCAACATTACAGCCAGTATATACTTTGCCATTTTTTGTAAGAAGAGCTGCCCCTACCTTGAATTTTGAATATGGAACATAGGCATTTTCTTTTGCCTGCTCTGCAAGTTCAAGTAATTTAAAATTCTCCATATTTATATCATCTCCTAGTTACTTTTGATTAAAAAACTACCTTAAATAATAGTGTTATAACAAGGATTCCTAAAACCCCTCCATAAATCACTTCTCTTAAGGTGTGAATTCTCCCTTCAATTCTGCTCTGAGCTACTAATAAAGCTAGCATAAATGAAAGAGTTGCTACTAACGCATTTTCAGAAATATATCCTATAGAGGTCGCTAGTGCAAAAGATAACGCTGCATGTCCACTTACTACTCCACCTTGTACGTGGCTTCCCTTTGGTGAAAGTGTTTTTCCTGCCACTACAAAAAGCAGAGTAATAATTATACCTATAATAGTCACATGGACATCTTGATTTTTTATCTTGATTAATAAAGATAAGGTAAAGGGATTTAATCTATCAAAGAATACTAAATACGCTACCATGATAGAGTTAAGTGCAGAAACAAGTACTGCTCCAGCCGCTACATCCTTTGCTATCTTAGCAAGGGGACTGTATTCTGTCGTTACTAAATCCACAGTTTTTTCTATGGCAGTGTTGAACATTTCGGACAAGATGACAAGTGAAATAGAAAAAAACACTGCTATAATTTCTATTCTGCTCAAGTTCAAAAAAAGCGTAAGAAATAATACCAATATAGCTATTGCATAGTGAATCTTCATATTTCTTTGGCTTTTTAGAGTATATATTATACCATCAATAGCATAGTTAAATGTTTTTATGAGGTTTGTGTTTTTTTCCAAGACATCTCCTCCTTGCTATCTATTAATGCCAAGAGCTTCTAGTACCTTATTTTGTTTTTCCATCATCAAGCCTTCTTCTTGTTTGGTCATATGGTCATAGCCTAAAAGATGAAACATAGAATGACAAACCAAAAATGCCATTTCCCTTTCAAATGAATGTCCATATTCCTCTGCTTGTGAAAATGTTCTTTCTACTGATACCACAATATCCCCTAGTGCAACAGGAAAATTAGAAATACTTGTGTTAATGTCAGAAAGCTCTTGCTTTTCATACATTGGAAATGAAAGCACATCTGTGGCTTTATCGATATTTCTATGTTTGCTATTTATCTCTTTAATAAGCTCATCAGTAGTGAAGGTAAGCGAAATTTCTACTTCCTTGGCAACTCCCTCAAGCTCTAGAGATTTTAGCATAACGCTCTCGAGCATTTTTAATAAATCATTTGCTGGAATGTAATTTGAATCATTTTCAAATAAAAGCTGAAGCATTTACTGTCCACCTCGCTTATTTTTGAAAGCATTTGATTTGTTTGCTTGTTTTTCTTGCTCTTTAAAGGCCACCTTTTTTTCATGCTTTTCATAAGCTTTGATGATTCTTTGTACTAATTCATGTCTTACAACGTCTTTTTCGTTAAGCGCTGAAATGCCTATTCCTTTTACATCCTTTAGCACCTCTGTTGCATGAATTAAACCACTTTTCTTTACACCCGGCAAATCTATTTGAGTAACATCTCCTGTAACAACAGCTTTAGAGCCAAATCCAAGTCTTGTAAGAAACATCTTCATCTGCTCCTGAGTTGTATTTTGCGCCTCATCTAAAATTATAAAAGAGTTGTCTAAGGTTCTTCCTCTCATATAGGCAAGTGGAGCAACCTCAATCATACCTCTTTCCATGTATTTTGCAAATTTGTCAGCTCCCATTATATCAAAAAGAGCATCGTACAAAGGTCTAAGATATGGATCTACCTTGTCCTTTAAATCTCCTGGTAAAAAACCTAAGCTCTCACCTGCTTCTACTGCTGGCCTTGTAAGTATTATTCTGCTTATTTCTTCTCTTTTAAAAGCCATTACTGCCATAGCTACAGCTAGATATGTTTTTCCAGTTCCAGCTGGTCCGATACATACTGTGATATCATTATTTCTTATATTAGAGATATATTCCTTTTGACCTAGAGTTTTAGGTTTTATAGGATTTCCTTTTGCAGAAAGTACTATTACATCATCAGATAAATCCGATAGCTTTTCTTCGGATTTAGTGGACACCAAATCCATAGAATAATATATAGTCTGAGGACTTAGTTTTTCACCTTTTTGAACTAATTTAAACAAATCATGCATTAATCTTTCTGCATTTTCAACTTGAGTTTTGTCACCTATAAGAACAACATTGCCATCTCTAAGCACAACGTGAATGCCAAATTGTTCTTCTATCATCTTTATATTTTTATCAAAATTTCCGAATAGCTCTCTTTGAAAAGCTTCATCGTGAAGTTCGAGTTTCTTTTGTTCCAACAAACAATTTTCCTCCTTGGTAAGTTGTATTATATTAGCAAAACAATTAATTTTACAATTTTAGCCTTTTTTTTATTATACCATTTCAAAGAACTTATTAACATAGCTAAGCAGTGCAAAGTATTTATTTACTTAAGCTTTACACTGACCATTTTATTTTTTTAATACCCTAGAATTCTTTCTTAATGTTTAGAAGTCTTTTTCATAGGGTAGGAATATACACGAATGCAGTAAGCTTATGTATCCTTAAAGAAGATAACGAAAGCTTTACTTACTGTTCATCACAATTTTAAATTTAGGGGGTAATATAATGTCTATATTAGCAAACTACTTACAAACTGGTGATTGGAAAGGCGAAAAACACGTTCCTGTTATTCATGCACCAGAATCTATTTCAGCAAATGTTTTGACTGAAATTAAATTATCAATTGGGGATGCAATAGCACATCCAAACACTTTAGAACATCATATTTCATGGTTTAAGCTTTTCTTCCTAGCAGAAGGAGCTAAATTCCCAGTTGAGCTTGGAACTTACAATTTTATGGCTCATGGAGAAGGCGAAATGTTTACAGAGCCAGTAGCTATTGCAAAGGTTAAGCTACCTTCTTCTGGAAAGCTAATAGCTATTAGCTACTGCAATATCCACGGATTATGGGAAAATTCAGCTGATGTAACTGTAATATAATCTAGCTAAATTTATATTTATATAGAAATTTACAGCTTCCATAAATGCATGAATTAAGTAAGTTTTATTTTAATTTTAACAAAAAGCAGGATTATAATCCTGCTTTTTGTGTTTTTTAGCGTTAATTTATGCTATAATTATACTATCATTAATTATAGGAGTGTGTTTATGTCAAATAATTTAGAAGTTGGTATGATAGTTGAAGGTAAAGTGGTTCAATTAAAACCATTTGGAGCTTTTATTTCTCTTGCAGACAATAAAAGAGGTCTAGTACATATTTCTCAGATTTCTCATGACTACATCAAAGAAGTAAATGATGCTTTATCTGAAGGAGACACTGTCAAAGTTAAAATCATATCGATTGAGCCTGATTCTGGCAAGATTTCTCTATCTATTAAAGATGCAAATCCAAAACCAGTAGCAGATAAAGAACCAAGATTTTCTAGAGATAATAGAGAAAGATCTGATCGTTTCGAAAGAAATGATAAGCCTTCATTTAAAAAAGAGCCAGAAAAATCAGTAAACCTTGAAGATATGCTTAAAGAATGGACTAAACAGTCTAACGACAGACAAACAGATATAAATAGAAGATTAAAGAGATAAAAAACAAAGGAATCTAATTTAGATTCCTTTTAATCTTTATATATTATTTCTCCACGCTCACGGATAGTCAAAATCTCGATATCTGTTTTATTTATCATATGTTTTTTAAACTTATCTGTAACATCATATACATCTTGGAAGTGCATAGGGATGAATATCTTTGGCTTGATTTTTTCAATAAAGTATTCTCCACCCATGTAATATGCATGCTCTAATCTAGGATCTACTGGAAAAAAAGCAATATCTATATTATTTTCAGTTATTTTTTCTATTTCAGATAAAAAAGCTTTTTTTGCATATTCCTTTTCATCTGGCGTTTCGCCTTCCCAATGCCACCAGTTTAAATCTCCTGCATGAAATATAGTCTTCGATTCTGCCGATATCAAAAATGATATCCCTTCATCTGTAGAGCCATACGTCTTTATATTAATATCATCAATAATCAAAGTTTCATAAGGATTCATATAATAGATATTGTCTTGTTCATTTTTTACTCTTATTTCTTTATAAAAAATATAATTTACATTATCTGCATTAAAGGTAAGAATTTCTTTGTCGAAATGGTCATAATGTCCATGAGATACAAAGATATACACATTTTTATCTTTTGGTATATCTGAAGGTTTTAGTTGACCACAATCTC
This is a stretch of genomic DNA from Acetoanaerobium sticklandii. It encodes these proteins:
- the cdd gene encoding cytidine deaminase; the protein is MENFKLLELAEQAKENAYVPYSKFKVGAALLTKNGKVYTGCNVEVASFGATNCAERTAIFKAISEGETEFEKIAVASSNDDETFPCGICRQVIVEFSKDLKIILGSTSKNIIKEYTIDDLLPHSFTSDDL
- a CDS encoding diacylglycerol kinase, whose protein sequence is MEKNTNLIKTFNYAIDGIIYTLKSQRNMKIHYAIAILVLFLTLFLNLSRIEIIAVFFSISLVILSEMFNTAIEKTVDLVTTEYSPLAKIAKDVAAGAVLVSALNSIMVAYLVFFDRLNPFTLSLLIKIKNQDVHVTIIGIIITLLFVVAGKTLSPKGSHVQGGVVSGHAALSFALATSIGYISENALVATLSFMLALLVAQSRIEGRIHTLREVIYGGVLGILVITLLFKVVF
- the ybeY gene encoding rRNA maturation RNase YbeY; the encoded protein is MLQLLFENDSNYIPANDLLKMLESVMLKSLELEGVAKEVEISLTFTTDELIKEINSKHRNIDKATDVLSFPMYEKQELSDINTSISNFPVALGDIVVSVERTFSQAEEYGHSFEREMAFLVCHSMFHLLGYDHMTKQEEGLMMEKQNKVLEALGINR
- a CDS encoding PhoH family protein; this translates as MLEQKKLELHDEAFQRELFGNFDKNIKMIEEQFGIHVVLRDGNVVLIGDKTQVENAERLMHDLFKLVQKGEKLSPQTIYYSMDLVSTKSEEKLSDLSDDVIVLSAKGNPIKPKTLGQKEYISNIRNNDITVCIGPAGTGKTYLAVAMAVMAFKREEISRIILTRPAVEAGESLGFLPGDLKDKVDPYLRPLYDALFDIMGADKFAKYMERGMIEVAPLAYMRGRTLDNSFIILDEAQNTTQEQMKMFLTRLGFGSKAVVTGDVTQIDLPGVKKSGLIHATEVLKDVKGIGISALNEKDVVRHELVQRIIKAYEKHEKKVAFKEQEKQANKSNAFKNKRGGQ
- a CDS encoding class II SORL domain-containing protein produces the protein MSILANYLQTGDWKGEKHVPVIHAPESISANVLTEIKLSIGDAIAHPNTLEHHISWFKLFFLAEGAKFPVELGTYNFMAHGEGEMFTEPVAIAKVKLPSSGKLIAISYCNIHGLWENSADVTVI
- a CDS encoding S1 RNA-binding domain-containing protein; the encoded protein is MSNNLEVGMIVEGKVVQLKPFGAFISLADNKRGLVHISQISHDYIKEVNDALSEGDTVKVKIISIEPDSGKISLSIKDANPKPVADKEPRFSRDNRERSDRFERNDKPSFKKEPEKSVNLEDMLKEWTKQSNDRQTDINRRLKR
- a CDS encoding MBL fold metallo-hydrolase gives rise to the protein MKITYLFHSGFMVELDNNLFIFDYFKDNCKKNRYRDCGQLKPSDIPKDKNVYIFVSHGHYDHFDKEILTFNADNVNYIFYKEIRVKNEQDNIYYMNPYETLIIDDINIKTYGSTDEGISFLISAESKTIFHAGDLNWWHWEGETPDEKEYAKKAFLSEIEKITENNIDIAFFPVDPRLEHAYYMGGEYFIEKIKPKIFIPMHFQDVYDVTDKFKKHMINKTDIEILTIRERGEIIYKD